From a region of the Procambarus clarkii isolate CNS0578487 chromosome 18, FALCON_Pclarkii_2.0, whole genome shotgun sequence genome:
- the LOC138366132 gene encoding uncharacterized protein has protein sequence MLLDSEGAAHTRVMAPDSEGAAHTRVMAPDREGVANTRVMAPDREGVANTRVIAPDREGAAHTRVMAPDREGAAHTRVMAPDREGAAHTRVMAPDREGAAHTRVMAPDREGVANTRVMAPDREGAAHTRVMAPDREGAAHTRVMAPDREGVANTRVMAPDREGVVNTRVMAPDREGAAHTRVMAPDREGAAHTRVMAPDREGAAHTRVMAPDKEGAAHTRVMAPDREGVANTRVMAPDREGAAHTRVMAPDREGAAHTRVMAPDREGVANTRVMAPDREGVVNTRVMAPDREGVANTRKAAPDREGVANTRVMDPDREGVANTRVMASDREGVAHTWVMAPDREGVANTRVMAPDREGVANTRVTAPDREGVAHTWVMASGREGVAHTRVMASGREGVAHTRVMAPDREGVAHTRRLRGGYVGIQVATLSRKTFISLVRDLGVVSTTRSFT, from the exons ATGCTCCTCGACAGTGAAGGTGCGGCCCACACCCGGGTGATGGCCCCAGACAGTGAAGGTGCGGCCCACACCCGGGTGATGGCCCCAGACAGGGAAGGTGTGGCCAACACCCGTGTGATGGCCCCAGACAGGGAAGGTGTGGCCAACACCCGTGTGATTGCCCCAGACAGGGAAGGTGCGGCCCACACCCGGGTGATGGCCCCAGACAGGGAAGGTGCGGCGCACACCCGGGTGATGGCCCCAGACAGGGAAGGTGCGGCCCACACCCGGGTGATGGCCCCAGACAGGGAAGGTGCGGCCCACACCCGGGTGATGGCCCCAGACAGGGAAGGTGTGGCCAACACCCGGGTGATGGCCCCAGACAGGGAAGGTGCGGCCCACACCCGGGTGATGGCCCCAGACAGGGAAGGTGCGGCCCACACCCGGGTGATGGCCCCAGACAGGGAAGGTGTGGCCAACACCCGGGTGATGGCCCCAGACAGGGAAGGTGTGGTCAACACCCGGGTGATGGCTCCAGACAGGGAAGGTGCGGCCCACACCCGGGTGATGGCCCCAGACAGGGAAGGTGCGGCCCACACCCGGGTGATGGCCCCAGACAGGGAAGGTGCGGCCCACACCCGGGTGATGGCCCCAGACAAGGAAGGTGCGGCCCACACCCGGGTGATGGCCCCAGACAGGGAAGGTGTGGCCAACACCCGGGTGATGGCCCCAGACAGGGAAGGTGCGGCCCACACCCGGGTGATGGCCCCAGACAGGGAAGGTGCGGCCCACACCCGGGTGATGGCCCCAGACAGGGAAGGTGTGGCCAACACCCGGGTGATGGCCCCAGACAGGGAAGGTGTGGTCAACACCCGGGTGATGGCTCCAGACAGGGAAGGTGTGGCCAACACCCGGAAGGCAGCCCCAGACAGGGAAGGTGTGGCCAACACCCGGGTGATGGACCCAGACAGGGAAGGTGTGGCCAACACCCGGGTGATGGCCTCAGACAGGGAAGGTGTGGCCCACACCTGGGTGATGGCCCCAGACAGGGAAGGTGTGGCCAACACCCGTGTGATGGCCCCAGACAGGGAAGGTGTGGCCAACACCCGGGTGACGGCCCCAGACAGGGAAGGTGTGGCCCACACCTGGGTGATGGCCTCAGGCAGGGAAGGTGTGGCCCACACCCGGGTGATGGCCTCAGGCAGGGAAGGTGTGGCCCACACCCGGGTGATGGCCCCAGACAGGGAAGGTGTGGCCCACACCCGG cgccttcgtggcggctacgtcggtattcaggtagctacactgagTCGAAAAACCTTCATAAGTTTGGTCCGGGATCTAGGTGTGGTTtctaccactcgtagctttacgtaa